The Verrucomicrobiota bacterium genome includes a window with the following:
- a CDS encoding glycosyltransferase — protein sequence MKIIFISHSHLGSDYVVGSHQLAKEYAMQGHTVLHISTPVTLAHLLDGKHAVRNRLAKKGIYQYSKNLYSWVPFTLVPWPIARWFLRFANLFSATIWGFEEKIRNAAFLDPDLLLVDEPRLVGMEKRIRPCVMVYRPTDIYWSMRNDISVMRAEKQLLFKAKKVIATSRPVLDHILSLESRIDGLILENGYDSNLFPVEMSETKTEHRGIYYGSLDKRFDKDLCIELAKNNPAIKFDVYSPDSNSVLLEIPANLKFYGSVPYNDLPKVLKNYTFGFLPFVPGISNDGRSPMKLYEMYSCGLPVFSTETAELTRRRLSFLLSLNKKTNILDELICFDPDIVGLKARNDILKTKSWSYIATEILKRINYAADPTTSEAK from the coding sequence AGGAATATGCCATGCAAGGGCATACTGTATTACATATTTCAACTCCGGTGACCTTAGCTCACTTGCTGGATGGCAAACACGCTGTTAGGAACCGGTTAGCTAAGAAAGGAATTTATCAATACTCGAAGAACCTTTATAGTTGGGTCCCTTTTACTTTGGTTCCTTGGCCAATTGCACGTTGGTTTCTTCGGTTTGCTAATTTGTTTTCTGCGACCATATGGGGATTCGAGGAAAAAATAAGAAACGCCGCGTTTCTAGATCCTGATTTATTATTAGTTGACGAACCTAGATTAGTGGGAATGGAGAAAAGAATTAGACCATGTGTTATGGTCTACAGACCTACTGACATTTACTGGTCTATGAGGAATGACATATCGGTCATGAGGGCCGAAAAGCAATTACTCTTTAAAGCCAAAAAGGTGATAGCTACTTCGAGACCTGTTCTGGATCATATCCTGAGTCTTGAAAGTAGAATTGATGGTCTGATCCTTGAAAATGGGTATGATTCCAATTTATTCCCGGTGGAAATGTCCGAAACGAAAACTGAACATCGAGGAATTTACTATGGGTCCTTAGACAAACGATTTGATAAAGATCTTTGCATAGAATTAGCGAAAAACAACCCGGCCATAAAATTTGATGTGTACAGCCCAGATTCAAATTCCGTGTTATTGGAAATTCCGGCAAATTTGAAATTCTATGGCTCAGTACCTTATAACGATTTACCAAAGGTTTTAAAAAATTACACTTTCGGGTTTCTGCCGTTTGTTCCTGGAATTTCAAACGATGGGAGAAGTCCGATGAAGTTGTATGAAATGTACTCATGTGGATTGCCTGTATTCTCCACAGAAACAGCTGAGCTAACTCGAAGAAGGCTATCGTTTCTACTAAGCTTGAATAAAAAAACCAACATATTGGATGAGTTAATCTGCTTCGATCCTGATATTGTAGGTTTGAAGGCAAGAAACGATATTCTAAAAACGAAATCGTGGAGTTATATTGCGACTGAAATTTTAAAACGCATAAATTACGCTGCCGACCCCACAACCTCTGAAGCGAAATAA